One part of the Bradyrhizobium sp. CB1650 genome encodes these proteins:
- a CDS encoding TRAP transporter substrate-binding protein, giving the protein MKTLTGIITAVALAVSAPLATARDFRSADVHPADYPTVEAVKFMGKQLATASGGKLGVKVFPNGALGSEKDTIEQLKIGALDMMRINASPLNNFVPETIALCLPFVFRDTQHMRTVLDGPIGDEILAAMEPAGLVGLAYYDSGARSIYTVKAPIKSLADLKGLKIRVQQSDLWVGMIQSLGANPTPMPYGEVYTALKTGLVDAAENNWPSYESSRHFEAAKFYNVTEHSLAPEVLVMSKKVWDTLSKEDQAMIRKAAKESVPVMRKLWDEREQASRKTVEAAGVQVVPIANKAEFVDAMKPVYAKFAGDEKLQSIVKRIQDTK; this is encoded by the coding sequence ATGAAGACACTAACCGGCATCATCACAGCCGTTGCGCTGGCGGTCTCAGCGCCCCTGGCGACCGCACGCGATTTCCGCTCCGCCGACGTACACCCCGCCGATTATCCGACCGTCGAGGCCGTCAAGTTCATGGGCAAGCAGCTCGCGACGGCGAGCGGCGGCAAGCTCGGTGTGAAGGTGTTTCCCAATGGAGCCCTGGGCTCCGAGAAGGACACCATCGAGCAGCTCAAGATCGGCGCACTCGACATGATGCGGATCAACGCATCGCCGTTGAACAACTTCGTGCCGGAAACCATCGCGCTGTGCCTGCCTTTCGTCTTCCGGGACACGCAGCACATGCGCACGGTTCTCGACGGGCCGATCGGCGATGAGATCCTGGCGGCGATGGAGCCCGCGGGATTGGTCGGCCTTGCCTATTACGACAGCGGGGCCCGGTCCATTTACACCGTCAAGGCACCGATCAAGTCGCTCGCGGACCTCAAGGGCCTGAAGATTCGCGTCCAGCAATCCGACCTGTGGGTCGGCATGATCCAGAGCCTCGGGGCCAACCCGACGCCGATGCCGTATGGGGAGGTCTACACCGCTCTCAAGACCGGTCTGGTGGACGCTGCCGAGAACAACTGGCCCTCCTACGAGTCGTCGCGCCATTTCGAGGCCGCCAAGTTCTACAACGTCACTGAGCACTCCCTGGCGCCCGAAGTGCTCGTGATGTCCAAGAAGGTCTGGGACACGCTGAGCAAGGAGGATCAGGCAATGATCCGCAAGGCGGCCAAGGAATCGGTGCCCGTCATGCGCAAGCTCTGGGACGAGCGCGAGCAGGCTTCTCGCAAGACCGTCGAGGCGGCCGGCGTTCAGGTTGTCCCGATCGCCAACAAGGCGGAGTTCGTCGATGCGATGAAGCCGGTATACGCGAAGTTCGCTGGCGACGAAAAGCTGCAGAGCATTGTCAAGCGCATCCAGGACACGAAGTAA
- a CDS encoding TRAP transporter small permease, producing MSDQHVASHDPEALAGRPSTGLLSRINAVIARLGMYLSVSGLLVIVTIVFYQVFGRYVLNSSPTWTENLALVLILYVTLIGAAVGVRDAGHIGMDSLLVMLPDHTREKIELVIHVLVATFGIAMAYNGWILGASVGTVKIPNLGLPEVVRYVPLIASGVLIVSFSIEHIIALLRGEEVVPSWN from the coding sequence ATGTCGGACCAACACGTCGCGAGCCACGACCCGGAGGCACTCGCCGGACGCCCATCGACCGGCTTGCTGTCGCGGATCAATGCCGTCATCGCTCGCTTGGGCATGTATCTGTCCGTGAGCGGCCTGCTCGTCATCGTTACCATCGTGTTCTACCAGGTGTTCGGACGTTACGTGCTCAATTCCAGCCCGACCTGGACGGAGAACCTTGCGCTGGTTCTGATCCTGTATGTCACGCTGATCGGCGCCGCCGTCGGCGTGCGCGATGCCGGACACATCGGAATGGACAGCTTGCTGGTGATGCTTCCGGATCACACGCGAGAAAAAATCGAGCTTGTGATCCACGTTCTGGTGGCCACGTTTGGCATTGCGATGGCCTACAACGGCTGGATACTCGGGGCGTCGGTCGGAACCGTGAAGATCCCCAATCTTGGCCTGCCTGAGGTCGTCCGCTACGTACCGCTGATCGCCTCCGGCGTGTTGATCGTCTCCTTTTCCATCGAGCACATCATTGCTCTCCTGCGCGGCGAAGAGGTCGTCCCCTCATGGAATTGA
- a CDS encoding TRAP transporter large permease → MELIILGATFFGFLILGVPVAFAIGLSAICTILYEGLPVAVIFQQMMSGMNIFSFLAIPFFVFSGELMLHGGVADKIVQLAKNLVGHIRGGLGMSNVVACTLFGGVSGSPVADVSAMGAVMIPMMKKEGFDTDYAVNVTTHASLVGALMPTSHNMIIYALAAGGKVSIGALIAAGILPALVLMVCMLVAAYAVAVKRGYPAGKFPGWAEVFRSFAAALPGLLIVGIILAGILSGVFTATESAAVAVTYTILLTFFIYRTMTWTNFLRAAAKAVKTTGVVLLLIGVSTMFQYLMGLYEVADLAGDMMSKVSTRPWAIFLLINVILFLLGTFMDMAATILICTPIFLPIAMKAGMDPVQFGMLMLINCALGLNTPPVGTTQFVGCAIGGISVGAVMRTILPFYAALIAALMFVTYVPAFSLWLPRLLMGYKG, encoded by the coding sequence ATGGAATTGATCATTCTCGGCGCCACCTTCTTCGGCTTCCTCATTCTCGGCGTACCGGTCGCCTTCGCGATCGGCCTCTCGGCGATTTGCACCATCCTCTACGAAGGCCTGCCGGTTGCCGTCATCTTCCAGCAGATGATGTCGGGGATGAACATCTTCTCCTTCCTCGCCATTCCGTTCTTCGTCTTCAGCGGTGAGCTGATGCTGCATGGCGGCGTCGCCGACAAGATCGTGCAGCTCGCCAAGAACCTCGTCGGACACATCCGCGGCGGGCTCGGCATGTCGAACGTGGTCGCCTGCACGCTGTTCGGCGGCGTATCCGGTTCGCCGGTGGCCGACGTGTCGGCGATGGGAGCGGTGATGATCCCGATGATGAAAAAGGAAGGTTTCGACACCGACTACGCCGTCAACGTCACCACTCATGCCTCGCTGGTCGGAGCGCTGATGCCGACCAGTCACAATATGATCATCTATGCCCTGGCCGCAGGCGGCAAGGTATCGATCGGCGCGCTGATTGCCGCCGGCATCCTGCCGGCGCTCGTGCTGATGGTGTGCATGCTGGTTGCCGCCTACGCGGTCGCGGTGAAGCGAGGCTATCCGGCTGGCAAGTTTCCAGGCTGGGCCGAGGTTTTCCGCTCGTTCGCGGCCGCTCTGCCCGGCCTTCTGATCGTCGGCATCATCCTGGCGGGCATCCTGTCCGGCGTCTTCACCGCAACTGAATCCGCAGCCGTCGCCGTCACCTACACGATCCTGCTGACCTTCTTCATTTACCGCACCATGACCTGGACGAACTTCCTGCGGGCCGCGGCCAAGGCGGTGAAGACGACGGGCGTGGTGCTGCTGCTGATCGGCGTCTCCACCATGTTCCAGTATCTGATGGGACTCTACGAGGTGGCCGACCTCGCCGGCGACATGATGAGCAAGGTATCCACGCGGCCCTGGGCCATCTTCCTGCTCATCAACGTCATCCTGTTCCTGCTCGGCACCTTCATGGACATGGCGGCGACCATCCTGATCTGCACCCCGATTTTCTTGCCGATCGCGATGAAGGCCGGCATGGATCCGGTGCAGTTCGGCATGTTGATGCTGATCAACTGCGCCCTTGGGCTGAACACTCCGCCGGTCGGAACGACGCAGTTCGTGGGCTGCGCCATCGGCGGCATCTCGGTGGGCGCGGTGATGCGCACCATCTTGCCGTTCTACGCCGCCCTGATCGCAGCGCTCATGTTCGTGACCTATGTCCCCGCCTTCTCGCTTTGGCTGCCGCGTCTGCTGATGGGGTACAAGGGATAG
- a CDS encoding SDR family oxidoreductase, whose amino-acid sequence MTDYRKLFDLTGKTAVVLGAASGIGKSSAEALAGLGARVVCADRALDAAEATAAGLREKGGWAEAAACDAASAADVSALATTVMQKFPRLDIAVTTPGLNIRKTILDYTEEDLDRVVTLNVKGTVWFFQAFGRIMVEQKGGSIIACSSVRAVTIEPGLAVYGSTKAAIGLLVKGFASEVGRSGVRVNAIAPSIAETALTGPFKQRPDIYDLYAGHTVFNRWSSADEVATAVAYLASDAASYVSGSTLFVDGGWTAVDGPPTGLTQLSK is encoded by the coding sequence GTGACGGACTATCGCAAACTCTTCGATCTCACCGGCAAGACGGCAGTCGTGCTTGGCGCCGCTTCGGGCATCGGCAAGTCCTCGGCAGAAGCGCTGGCGGGGCTCGGCGCCCGCGTCGTTTGCGCCGATCGCGCGCTTGACGCGGCGGAGGCGACCGCGGCCGGCCTTCGCGAGAAGGGCGGCTGGGCCGAGGCGGCCGCGTGCGATGCTGCAAGTGCGGCGGATGTGTCCGCACTGGCGACGACCGTGATGCAGAAGTTTCCGCGGCTCGATATCGCCGTGACGACGCCTGGGCTCAACATCCGCAAGACCATCCTCGACTACACCGAGGAGGATCTCGACCGCGTCGTCACGCTCAACGTCAAGGGCACCGTCTGGTTCTTCCAGGCCTTCGGCCGCATCATGGTGGAGCAGAAGGGCGGCAGTATCATCGCCTGCTCCTCGGTGCGCGCCGTCACCATCGAGCCCGGCCTTGCAGTGTATGGCTCGACCAAGGCGGCGATCGGCCTCCTGGTGAAGGGTTTTGCCTCCGAGGTCGGCCGCTCCGGCGTGCGCGTCAACGCGATTGCGCCGAGCATCGCAGAGACCGCGCTGACCGGCCCGTTCAAGCAGCGGCCTGACATCTACGATCTTTACGCCGGCCATACGGTGTTCAACCGCTGGAGCAGCGCCGACGAGGTCGCGACAGCGGTGGCCTATCTCGCCTCGGATGCCGCGAGCTATGTCAGCGGCAGCACGCTGTTTGTCGATGGCGGATGGACGGCAGTCGACGGACCGCCGACGGGCCTCACCCAATTGAGCAAGTAA
- a CDS encoding substrate-binding domain-containing protein, with translation MTTLNILSGGAAQGLVHGLTDAFKAQTGFRIDGQFGAVGIMADRLRASTPADLVVLTRTLVARLADEHLVTSASIADIGQIDTALAVRSGDPKVTVKTEADLREVLRTADAIFVPDTKASTAGMHVAKVLDQLGIAYEVASRLKIYPNGATAMRELAASTAQRPIGCTQATEIIATDGIVLSGTLPPGCELVTMYTAGITTRAAHPAEARALIALLAGADQGELRRRVGFAG, from the coding sequence GTGACGACACTGAACATCCTGAGCGGAGGTGCGGCGCAAGGCCTGGTTCACGGCCTCACCGACGCCTTCAAGGCACAGACCGGATTCCGCATCGACGGCCAGTTCGGCGCGGTCGGCATCATGGCCGACAGACTGCGCGCGAGCACCCCGGCCGATCTCGTCGTCCTGACGCGCACGCTGGTGGCCAGGCTCGCCGACGAACACCTCGTGACATCGGCATCGATCGCAGACATCGGCCAGATCGACACCGCGCTCGCCGTTCGTAGCGGCGATCCGAAAGTGACCGTGAAGACCGAAGCCGATCTGCGAGAGGTGCTGCGCACTGCCGATGCCATCTTCGTCCCGGACACCAAGGCCTCGACCGCCGGCATGCATGTCGCCAAGGTGCTGGATCAGCTCGGCATCGCCTATGAGGTCGCATCCCGCCTCAAGATCTATCCGAACGGCGCAACCGCGATGCGGGAGCTTGCGGCCTCCACCGCGCAACGGCCGATCGGCTGCACGCAGGCGACGGAGATCATCGCGACCGACGGCATCGTGCTGTCCGGAACGCTGCCGCCGGGATGCGAGCTCGTCACGATGTACACGGCCGGCATCACCACGCGGGCCGCGCATCCGGCAGAGGCGCGCGCGCTGATCGCGCTATTGGCCGGCGCAGACCAAGGAGAGCTGCGCCGGCGCGTGGGCTTTGCCGGCTAG
- a CDS encoding molybdopterin cofactor-binding domain-containing protein, whose amino-acid sequence MSTPSPAPKFPVSLAANPKLSSWARFTDEGQVAISPGKVEIGQGIVTALAQIAADELDVDIGRIQMIRASTARSPNEGVTSGSLSIQQSGRALRQVCAEVRQLFLVAASERLGVDASHLDVNDGTISGPGNVRTSYWELAGEVSLDRDATPGAPAKLAATRGVAGHSVQRVDIPDKVFARPRFIHDRALPGMLHGCVLRPDISGARLTGLDEAAARAVPGLVAIARDGGFAGVVAETEAAAESALKALRKGATWSAGEPLPDEDDLAGFLRSQPVETSIIDTRTSAGASKPARTVRRQYTRPYIAHASIAPSCAMAQWDGDRVHIWTHSQGVYLLRADLAIVLKLPAESIIVEHTEGAGCYGHNAADDVALDAVLLARAAGRPVRVQWSRHDEMAHAPFGAAMAIEIEADLDADNEILGWRHAIWSNGHAARPGRAAQPALLAATEIANPYPRMISSNPPAANGGGGDRNAVPLYDLPAWTITSHRLLTMPVRTSALRTLGGQGNVFAIESLLDEIAALRGEDPIEFRLRHLRDERAKDVIRAAARRAQWKPQKRTGVGHGVGFARYKNTGAYCAAIAEIEGADDVRVKRLTLAVDVGEVINPDGVINQIEGGAIQATSWVLKERVRFDRTHITSTAWTDYPILTFSEVPAVDVEIIQRPEIEPVGAGEAAPGPVTAAIANAVFDCLGVRVRDLPITRDRIIAAMELAS is encoded by the coding sequence ATGAGCACGCCATCCCCCGCCCCGAAATTTCCGGTCAGCCTGGCGGCCAATCCAAAGCTGTCGTCCTGGGCGAGATTTACTGATGAAGGCCAAGTTGCGATCTCGCCCGGCAAGGTCGAGATCGGCCAAGGCATCGTCACCGCGCTGGCCCAGATCGCCGCGGACGAGCTCGATGTCGATATCGGCCGGATCCAGATGATCCGCGCCTCGACGGCACGCAGTCCGAACGAGGGCGTCACTTCGGGCAGCCTCTCGATCCAGCAGTCCGGCCGCGCGCTGCGCCAGGTCTGTGCAGAGGTGCGCCAACTCTTCCTCGTCGCGGCCTCGGAGCGTCTCGGCGTCGATGCGTCGCACCTCGATGTCAACGACGGCACGATCTCGGGACCGGGCAATGTCAGGACCAGCTATTGGGAACTGGCCGGCGAAGTCTCTCTCGACCGCGACGCCACCCCGGGCGCGCCGGCGAAGCTCGCCGCCACACGCGGCGTTGCCGGACATTCGGTCCAGCGCGTCGATATTCCCGACAAGGTGTTCGCGCGGCCGCGCTTCATCCATGATCGCGCGCTGCCAGGCATGCTGCATGGATGCGTGCTGCGGCCGGATATCTCGGGCGCCAGATTGACCGGGCTCGACGAAGCGGCCGCGCGCGCCGTTCCCGGTCTCGTCGCAATTGCCCGCGACGGCGGGTTCGCCGGCGTGGTCGCCGAGACCGAAGCGGCGGCTGAAAGTGCGCTCAAGGCGTTGCGAAAAGGCGCAACATGGTCAGCCGGCGAGCCGTTGCCCGATGAAGATGACCTCGCGGGCTTCCTTAGGAGCCAGCCGGTCGAGACGAGCATCATCGATACTCGAACGTCGGCCGGAGCGAGCAAGCCGGCCCGAACCGTTCGCCGGCAATATACCCGCCCCTACATCGCGCATGCCTCCATCGCGCCGTCCTGCGCCATGGCGCAATGGGATGGCGATCGCGTTCATATCTGGACCCACAGCCAGGGTGTCTATCTGCTGCGCGCCGATCTCGCCATCGTGCTCAAGCTGCCGGCCGAGAGCATCATCGTCGAGCACACGGAGGGCGCCGGCTGCTACGGACACAATGCGGCCGATGACGTCGCGCTCGATGCCGTGTTGCTGGCAAGGGCCGCCGGCCGTCCGGTCCGCGTGCAATGGTCGCGCCACGACGAGATGGCCCATGCGCCGTTCGGCGCGGCGATGGCGATCGAGATCGAGGCCGATCTCGATGCGGACAACGAGATCCTCGGCTGGCGCCATGCGATCTGGAGCAACGGCCATGCGGCGCGGCCCGGGCGCGCAGCGCAGCCTGCGCTGCTTGCGGCGACCGAGATCGCGAACCCCTACCCCCGCATGATCTCCTCCAATCCGCCGGCCGCCAATGGCGGTGGCGGCGACCGCAACGCCGTTCCGCTCTACGATCTCCCGGCCTGGACGATCACCAGCCATCGGCTCTTGACCATGCCCGTGCGCACCTCGGCGCTGCGGACCCTGGGCGGGCAAGGCAACGTGTTCGCCATCGAATCCCTGCTCGACGAGATCGCCGCTTTGCGCGGCGAAGATCCGATCGAGTTCCGCCTGCGCCATCTGCGCGACGAGCGGGCCAAGGACGTCATCCGCGCCGCCGCGCGACGCGCGCAGTGGAAGCCGCAAAAGCGCACGGGAGTCGGCCACGGCGTCGGCTTCGCACGCTACAAGAACACGGGCGCCTATTGCGCTGCGATTGCCGAGATCGAAGGCGCCGACGACGTCCGCGTCAAGCGGCTGACGCTTGCGGTGGATGTCGGCGAGGTCATCAATCCGGATGGTGTGATCAACCAGATCGAGGGCGGCGCGATCCAGGCGACGAGCTGGGTGCTGAAGGAACGCGTCCGCTTCGACCGGACACACATCACGTCTACCGCCTGGACGGACTATCCGATCCTGACGTTCAGCGAGGTGCCCGCGGTGGATGTCGAGATCATCCAGCGGCCGGAGATCGAGCCGGTCGGCGCCGGCGAAGCCGCCCCTGGCCCGGTGACCGCGGCGATCGCGAATGCGGTCTTCGATTGCCTGGGCGTACGGGTGCGCGACCTGCCGATCACGCGCGACAGGATCATTGCAGCCATGGAGCTTGCATCGTGA
- a CDS encoding 2Fe-2S iron-sulfur cluster-binding protein — MPTIRFHLNGAATAVEADPDQALLDVLRSRLGVTGPHFGCGANECGACYVMVGDRAISSCDMPMWSVADKEVVTVEGLGSEGQPHPLQSAFIAEQAMQCGYCVSGILISAAALLRRNPSPTETEVRAALDRNLCRCGAHNRMVRAVLRAASEMAAP; from the coding sequence ATGCCGACCATTCGCTTCCATCTCAACGGCGCCGCGACCGCGGTCGAGGCCGATCCGGATCAGGCGCTGCTCGATGTGCTGCGCAGCCGTCTCGGCGTGACCGGCCCGCATTTCGGCTGCGGGGCCAATGAATGCGGTGCGTGTTATGTGATGGTCGGCGATCGCGCGATCTCCTCCTGCGACATGCCGATGTGGTCGGTCGCCGACAAGGAGGTCGTCACGGTCGAAGGCCTCGGCAGCGAGGGGCAGCCGCATCCGCTGCAATCCGCCTTCATCGCCGAACAGGCGATGCAATGCGGCTATTGCGTGTCGGGAATCCTGATCAGTGCGGCGGCGCTCTTGAGGCGCAATCCGTCGCCGACGGAGACGGAGGTCAGAGCGGCACTCGATCGCAATCTGTGCCGCTGCGGAGCGCATAACCGCATGGTCCGCGCCGTGCTGCGGGCGGCCTCGGAGATGGCGGCGCCATGA
- a CDS encoding tripartite tricarboxylate transporter substrate binding protein — protein sequence MTGSRFMLALAAGLLGAFSAPSCLAQDYPAHAVRIVVPFGAGGPADVAARLIGNVLQESFGQPFVIENRTGAGGVIGTVEAVKSPADGYTLLMMSNTQTANESLLTAAQRKYDLMRDLAPIVPVNYSDLVIVVNPQVAAKTLQEFIVLAKSRPGQLNYASSGQGTPYHMAGELFKAMAGIDVVHVPYRNSGEARSGVIGGQVQMMIDAVPAMAPNIGENQVRALATTGKQRSAVLSNVPTAIEAGVPGYEATIWLGLMAPAGTPKPIIDKLNAAVNAMVKRPDIVKLWTEQGTVPMSMTPEEFDKFLRGDIAKWADVVKKFNKS from the coding sequence ATGACGGGGTCAAGATTCATGCTGGCGCTGGCGGCCGGCCTGCTCGGCGCGTTCTCCGCACCCTCCTGTTTGGCGCAAGATTATCCTGCGCATGCAGTCCGGATCGTCGTCCCCTTCGGCGCCGGCGGCCCGGCGGATGTTGCCGCCCGGTTGATCGGCAATGTACTGCAGGAGAGTTTTGGCCAACCCTTCGTCATCGAGAACCGTACCGGCGCCGGCGGCGTCATCGGCACGGTCGAGGCAGTCAAGTCGCCGGCGGACGGCTACACCTTGCTGATGATGTCGAACACGCAAACCGCCAACGAATCGCTATTGACGGCAGCCCAGCGCAAATACGACCTGATGCGCGACCTCGCGCCGATCGTCCCGGTAAACTATTCCGATCTCGTCATAGTGGTGAACCCGCAGGTCGCGGCGAAGACGTTGCAGGAATTCATCGTGCTCGCCAAGTCGCGGCCGGGTCAATTGAACTACGCCTCCTCCGGTCAGGGCACGCCCTACCACATGGCCGGCGAACTGTTCAAAGCCATGGCCGGCATCGACGTCGTGCACGTGCCCTATCGCAACAGCGGTGAAGCGCGCAGCGGCGTGATCGGCGGACAGGTACAGATGATGATCGACGCGGTGCCCGCGATGGCGCCGAACATCGGCGAGAACCAGGTGCGCGCGCTTGCGACCACCGGCAAGCAACGCTCCGCGGTGCTGTCGAATGTGCCGACCGCGATCGAGGCCGGCGTGCCCGGCTATGAGGCTACGATCTGGCTCGGCCTGATGGCGCCGGCCGGCACGCCGAAGCCGATCATCGACAAGCTCAACGCCGCCGTGAACGCGATGGTGAAGCGGCCCGATATCGTAAAACTCTGGACAGAACAGGGTACCGTACCCATGTCGATGACGCCCGAGGAGTTCGACAAATTCCTGCGCGGCGACATCGCGAAATGGGCCGACGTCGTCAAGAAATTCAACAAGTCCTGA